The sequence below is a genomic window from Gammaproteobacteria bacterium.
TGGAGCAGTCCCCGACGCTGATGCGCGCGCGGCTGGATCTCGCGCGGGGCCGCTTCAGCAAGAGCTTCACCACCCGCAACCTCTTGGTGCCCAGCCAGGGCATCACCATGACCCTGGAGGACGGCCCCTTCAAGCACCTGGAGGGCCGCTGGCGTTTCTCGGACCTGGGGCCGGAGGGCTCGAAGGTGGAGCTGGACATGGAGTTCCAGTTCGACAGCACGCTCCTGGACCTGGTGGCGGGACCGGTGTTCGAGGACATCTGCAACTCGCTGGTGGATGCCTTCATCCGCCGCGCCACCGAGCTGCATGGCGGCTGAAGCCTCGATCCGGGTGGAGGTCTGCTACGCCCGGGCGGACGTGCAAGCCATGGTGGCGCTGACCTTGCCCACAGGTACCACGGCAGGACAGGCTGCTGAGCGCTCCGGCCTCGCGGCGCGTTTCCCTGAGATCGACCTCGCACGGGATGCATTGGGCCTGCGCGGCAAGCGCGTGGCGCCGGATCAGGTTCTGGAAGAAGGGGACCGGCTTGAGATCCTGCGGCCGCTTACGGCGGATCCCAAGGAGACGCGGCGTCGCCTGGCGGCGCGCGGAAAGACGATGTCGAGTAAAGGCTGACTCAGTTCGAGGGCGGCGCGGGTGAATTGTAGTTATCGCTGTCCGGCAGCTGCGAGGCGTCCTTGATGGTGGGCAGCTGGAGCTGCTCTTCCTTGTTCTTGACCGGCGGCTGGTCGACGCGGGTGACCTTACCGCCATCGAAGTACACGATCACGTGCCAGTCCTGTTCCGGGCGCCCGTCGTTCGGGTTCACGTAGCGCACGTAGTCCCAGCGGTTCGGGTGGAACGGGTCCTGCACCATGGCGCGGCCCAGCACGAACTGCACCTGCGCCATGGTCATGCCCGGCTTCACCTTGGCGATGCTCTCGTCGTCGAGGAAGTTGCCCTGGCGGATCTCCGGCTTGAAGCAGCCGGCGAGGCAGAGGGCGGTGGCGGCGATCAGCAGCAGGGGGCGGGCGCGCATGCGTCTTGGGTTGCGTTGCTTGAAGAGGGGAGCATAATACCTGACCAGCCCCCTCCCAAGCCAGAAAAGCCGTGACCCAAGCCTCCGCCGAGAACCAGGAACTGCGCAACGCCGGCCTCAAGGTCACGCTGCCGCGGGTCAAGATCCTGGAGATCCTGGAGCGCAGCAATCCGCGCCACATCAGCGCGGAGGACATGTACAAGGCGCTCCTGGAGTCGGGGGAGGACATCGGCCTCGCCACCGTGTACCGGGTGCTGACCCAGTTCGAGACCGCCGGCCTCGTGACCCGCCACCATTTCGAGGGCGGCCACTCGGTGTTCGAGCTGAACCAGGGCGCGCACCACGACCACATCCTGTGCGTGAAGTGCGGCCGGGTGGACGAGTTCGTGGACCCTGAGATCGAGTCGCGTCAGAAGAAGATCGCGAGCGCCAAGGGCTACGAGATGACGGACCACTCTCTCTACATCTACGGCATTTGCTCCAACTGCCGTAAGTCCATGAAGTGACCCCCAAAGCTACTGCGCTTGCCATAGCTTCGTTGCGCTTCGGACTCGCAGTAGGTCATGCACATAAGAGTGCACTCCCTCCTGCTCGCCTCGCTCTGGCTGCGCTCGCTACGCTTTGGGGTCGGGTGTGGTTCTTAGCTAGTTTGTAACCCGAGAAATCATTTCCCTGGCGTGTTTGCGGGTCGTTTCCGTGATCTCCACGCCGCCCAGCATCCGCGCCAGTTCTTCCACCTGCGATTTCTTGTCCAAGGGCTCGATCTGGGTGACGGTGCCCTGGCCCTTGGCCTGCTTCGCCACCCGGAAATGCTGGTGGGTCTGGGAGGCCACCTGGGGCAGGTGGGTGACGCAGAGCACCTGGCGCTTGCCGGCCAGGGCCCGCAGCTGCCTCCCTACGATCTCCGCCACGCCGCCGCCGATGCCCGCGTCCACCTCGTCGAAGATCATGGACGGGATCGCCGCCGCCTGGGCCGCCATCACCTGGATGGCGAGGGAGATGCGCGAGAGCTCGCCGCCGGAGGCCACCTTGGCCAGCGGCTTCTCCGGCTGGCCCTTGTTGGCGCTCACCAGGAACTCCACCTGGTCCACGCCCTTGGCGGTGAAGCGTTCCACGTCGGCCGTCACCGCCACGCTGAACTTGCCGCCGGCCATGCCCAGTTCTTGCATGGCGGCCGTGACTTTCTTGCCGAGGTCGGCCGCGGTCTTCACGCGTTTGGCGTGGAGCTCCTCGGCAGCCTTCTTGTAGGAAGCCTCCAGGCGCTTGAGTTCCGCCTCCAGGTCCTGCAGCGCGATGTCGGAGTTCTCCAGGGTCCTGAGTTCCACCTGCAACGCATCGAAGCGTCCCAGGAGGTGCTCCGGTTCGATGCGGTGCTTGCGGGCGAGGTCGTGGATGGAGCCGAGGCGGCTCTCCAGCCACTCCAGGCGCTTGGGATCCATGTCCAGGTCCGCGAGATAGCCGCGTAGCGCGTCGGCTGCCTCGGAGATCTGCACCTCCGCATCCGCCAAGGTGCGGCGGATGGCCTCGAACCTGGGTTCCAGCTCGCTCGTGGCGTCGAGGGCGGCGAGGGCGCGGCTCACCAGCTGGTGCGCGGTGCCTTCCTCGGCTTCGTACAGTGAATCCAGCGTGGCCTGGGCCGTCTCCAGCAGCTTGCCGCCGTGGGCGAGGCGCTTGTGCTCGGCGTCGATGGCCTGCACCTCGCCGGGCTTCAGGGCCAGGGCGGAGAGCTCCGCGACCTGGTGGCGCAGCATCTCGATGCGGGAATCCCGGTCGCCGGCCGCGGCCTTGAGGGTGGCGAGCCGGTCATGGGTGATCTTCCACTCGCCATGCAGCTTGGCGACCGCCTGCAGCAGGTTGGCGTGGTCGCCGTAGCCGTCAAGCAGCGCCATCTGCGCGGCCGGGCGCATCAGGGACTGATGCTCGTGCTGGCCGTGGATGTCCAGCAAGAGCTCGCCGAGTTCCTTGAGGGAGGCGAGGGGCACGCTGCGGCCGTTGATCTGGGCGCGGGAACGGCCGTCCTTGCCCACCACCCGGCGCAGGATGCACTGGCCGTCGTCGGCGAGGTCGTTGTCCTCGAGCCAGGCGGCGGCGTCCTTCGCGTCCCTGAGGTCGAACTCGGCGCTCATCTCGGCTTTCTCGCTGCCGTGGCGCACCACGTCCGCGTCGGCCCGGTCACCCAGCACCAGGCCCAGGGCATCCACCAGGATGGACTTGCCCGCGCCGGTCTCGCCGGTGAGCACGGTCATGCCCGGTTTGAATTCCAGTTCCAGGGTGTCGATGATCGCGAAGTCGCGGATCAGGATGTGCGTCAGCATCGCTTCAGTGCTTGTCGCCGTGATGGTTGGCGCGTCCGCCCCAGTGGAGCTTGGTGCGCAGGATCGTATAGTAATCGTAACCGCGCGGATGGATGAAGGAGAGGCGCTGGCCGGCGCACTTCACCTGCACGCGCGCACCGGTGTCCATGAGTTCCGCATGCTGGCCGTCCCAGGTCACCTGGGCGCGGCCGCCGTGGGTGTCGCCGACGCGGATCTCCACCACGCTCTTGCCCGACACCACGATGGGGCGGTCGCCTAGGGTGTGGGGGCAGATGGGGACGAGCGCGATGGCGTCCATGGCGGGGTGCACGATCGGCCCGCCGCCGGAGAGCGCATAGGCGGTGGAACCGGTGGGCGTCGCCACCACGATGCCGTCCGCCCGGTAAGCGCAGACGAAGTGGCCGTCCACCCAGGTCTCGAACTCGATGAGACGGCCGCCGTCGGACTTGTGCACCACCACGTCGTTGAGCGCCGGGTGCGTGCCGCCGGGTCCGGTGCCCTCCAGCATCAGCCGGTCCTCGCGGCTGTACTCGCCCTTCAGCATGGCGGCGATGTCGTCCTGCACCTGGTCCGGGGTGATGTCCGCGAGGAAGCCGAGCCTGCCGAGGTTCACGCCCAAGAGCGGGATGGGCCGCACCGCCACCGCATGGGCGGCCTTCAGCAGCGTCCCGTCGCCGCCGACCACGATGAGCAGGTCCGCCTTGGCGGCGAGCAGGGCGATGGGCAGGAGCTGGACGCCGCTGCTGACCGGGAGCGCCAGCGCCTCATCCCCATAGACCGTGACCTGGGCTTCGGTGAGTTGCCGGGCGAGCCGGACGGTCATCTCCGTCACCTGCGGGTCGTTGACGCGGCCCATGAGGCCGATGGTGGCAAAGCGGGAAGCCATATGGGGCGGCACGTTAGCATGGGACCCCTTGCAGGCCAACGCCTGGCGGGAGCTTCTGCGGCTAAGTCCTTGACAGGAAAGGGTACAACTGGATAATCCCGCTTTAGCACTCGCCTTAAATGAGTGCCAAGCCACCCTGTAGGCGACATGATCAACGAGAGCCACGACAAGACCCTCAGCGACCGCGCCCAGTACCTGCTCAAGGTGCTGGTGGAGCGCTACATCCGCGACGGCGAACCGGTCGGCTCCCGTACCCTCTCCAAGGATTCCGGCCTCGACCTCAGCCCCGCCAGCATCCGCAACATCATGGCGGACCTGGAGGAGCTGGGGCTCATCGTCTCCCCCCATACCTCCGCCGGGCGCGTCCCCACGGTGAAGGGCTACCGGCTTTTCGTGGATACGCTGCTCAAGGTGAAGCCCCTGGACGAGCAGGAGGTGCGGCTCATGCGCAGCCACCTGGACCCGGCGGAGACCAGCCCGCAGCAGCTGCTCGCTTCCGCCTCGGGGCTCCTCTCCGCCATCACCCGCATGACCGGCGTGGTGACGCTGCCCAAGCGCGAGCAGGCTTCCTGGCGGCACATCGAGTTCATGCCGCTCGCCGACAACCGGGTGCTGGTGATCCTGGTGCTGGTGGATGGCGAGGTGCAGAACCGGGTGCTGCACCTGGAGCGCGGCTACGACGCCGCCGCCCTGCAGCAGATAAGCAACTACCTGAACAGCCACTTCGCCGGGCGCGACCTCTCGGAGCTGCGCCGCGGCCTCCTGAACGAGCTCAACCGCACCCGCGAGTCCATGAACGAGCTGATGCACGCCGCCATCACCATGGCGGACAAGGTGTTCCAGGTCCGCGGCGGCGAGCCCACCTACATGATGGCGGGCGAGACCAACCTCATGGAATTCGCCGAGCTCTCGGACGTGGAGAAGCTCAGGCGCCTGTTCGACGCGTTCAACCACAAGCGCGACATCCTCACGCTGCTGGACAAGTGCATCGCCGCCGAGGGCGTGCAGATCTTCATCGGCGAGGAATCCGGCTACAAGGTGCTGGATGAGGTGAGCGTGGTGAGCGCGCCCTACAGCATGGGCGAAGGCGTGGTGGGGGTGCTGGGCGTGATCGGCCCCACCCGCATGGCCTACGAGCGGGTCATCCCCATCGTGGACGTGACGGCGCGGCTGCTCAGTGCCGCCTTGAACCCCCGGAAATAAGCCCAAGATTCTGGACAGGGGCGGGCAGCATGAGGCTGCCCGCTGCATTTACATGAAATAGGAAGGATGATGGAGCACATGAACGACGAGCAGACCAAGCCTGCCGCAGCACCCGAAGTGGACCCCAACGCGGCCACCTTGGATCCCGTGCAGGCCCTGCAGGCGGCGCTCGCTGTCGCCGAGGCCAAGGCTGTGCAGAACTACGACAGCTACCTGCGCGCCGTGGCGGAGCAGGACAATATCCGCAAGCGCGGCCAGCGCGACCTGGAGCAGGCCCACAAGTTCGGCCAGGACCGCATCCTGGGCGACCTCCTGCCCGTGAAGGACAGCCTGGAGATGGCGTTGCAGTCCCTGGCCGGCAAGCCCGATGCGGCCCCGCTCCTGACCGGTGTGGACATGACCCTGAAGCTCCTGGCCACGGCCCTGGAGAGGCAGGGGGTGAAGGAGGTGAGCCCCGCCAAGGGCGAGGCCTTCAACCCGGAGTTCCATGAGGCCATGGCCACCCAGGAGAGCGCCGAGGTCCCGGCGGACGCGGTCGTCACTACCGTCCAGAAGGGATATGTATTGAACGGCCGGCTGCTCAGGCCGGCGCGGGTATTGGTGGCGCGGACGCCGAAAAGCGCTTGAAAACCCGCGACATACCCCCAGATAGTCAATAACAAATTTCACACCTTTCCGGAGCCAAGACATGAGCAAGATCATCGGCATCGACCTCGGGACCACCAACTCCTGCGTGGCCATCATGGAAGGCGGCAAGCCCCGCGTCATCGAGAACAGCGAGGGTGACCGCACCACGCCGTCCATCGTCGCCTTCACCAAGGAGAACGAGGTGGTGGTGGGCCAGTCGGCCAAGCGCCAGGCGGTCACCAACCCCAAGAACACCCTGTACGCGATCAAGCGCCTCATCGGCCGCAAGTTCAAGGACGACGTGGTGCAGAAGGACGTGGGCATGGTGCCCTACAAGATCGTGGGCGCCGACAACGGCGACGCCTGGGTGGACGTGAACGACAAGAAGATGGCGCCGCCGGAGATCTCCGCGCGCGTGCTCATGAAGATGAAGAAGACCGCCGAGGACTACCTGGGCGAGCCCGTCACCGAGGCGGTCGTGACCGTGCCTGCCTACTTCAACGACTCCCAGCGCCAGGCCACCAAGGACGCCGGCAAGATCGCCGGGCTGGAAGTGAAGCGCATCATCAACGAGCCGACCGCGGCCGCACTCGCCTACGGCATGGACAAGGTCAAGGGCGACCGCAAGATCGCTGTGTATGACCTGGGTGGCGGCACCTTCGACGTGTCCATCATCGAGATCGCGGAAGTGGACGGCGAGCACCAGTTCGAGGTGCTGGCCACCAACGGCGACACCTTCCTGGGCGGCGAGGACTTCGACAAGCGCATCATCGACTTCATCGCCGACGAGTTCCGCAAGGAGCAGGGCATCGACGTGCGCAGCGATCCGCTGGCCATGCAGCGTCTCAAGGAGGCTGCCGAGAAGGCCAAGATCGAGCTCAGCTCTAACCAGCAGACCGAGGTGAACCTGCCGTACATCACGGCCGACGCCTCCGGTCCCAAGCACCTCAACGTGAAGCTGACCCGCGCCAAGCTCGAGTCGCTGGTGGGCGATCTCATCAGCAAGACCGTCGAGCCCTGCCGCATCGCGCTCAAGGACGCCGGCCTTTCGGCCTCCGACCTGCAGGACGTGATCCTGGTGGGCGGCCAGACCCGCATGCCCAAGGTGCAGGAGACGGTGAAGGAGTTCTTCGGCCGCGAGCCGCGCAAGGACGTGAACCCGGACGAGGCGGTGGCCGTGGGCGCCGCGATCCAGGCCGGCGTGCTCAAGGGCGACGTCAAGGACGTGCTGCTGCTGGACGTGACCCCGCTGTCGCTGGGCATCGAGACCCTGGGCGGCGTCATGACCAAGCTGATCGAGAAGAACACCACCATCCCCACCAAGGCCTCGCAGACCTTCTCCACCGCCGAGGACAACCAGACCGCGGTGACCGTGCACGTGCTGCAGGGTGAGCGCGAGATGGCGCGCGACAACAAGTCGCTGGGCCGCTTCGACCTCGCGGACCTGCCGACCGCCCCGCGCGGCGTGCCGCAGATCGAGGTGAGCTTCGACATCGACGCGAACGGCATCCTCAACGTGTCCGCCAAGGACAAGGCCACCGGCAAGGCGCAGTCCATCGTCATCAAGGCCTCCTCGGGCCTCAGCGACGACGAGGTCAAGCGCATGATCAAGGACGCCGAGGCCCACGCCGAGGAGGACCGCAAGCAGCGCGAGATCGTGGATGCCCGCAACCAGGCGGACGCCCTGATCCATGCCGCCGAGAAAGGCATGTCAGAGTTGGGTGACAAGGTCTCCGGCGAGGAGCGCGCGGCCATCGAGTCCGCGGTGCAGGACCTCAAGGCCGTGCTCAAGAACGACGACAAGGCGGTGATCGAAGCCAAGGCCAAGGCCCTGGCGGACGCTTCCGGCAAGATGGCCGAGCGCCTCTACGCCGCCAAGAACGAGGCGGGTGCCGCACAGCCGGGTCAGCAGGGCCCTGGCGCAGGCCAGAGCGGCGGCAAGGACGACGTGGTGGACGCGGAGTTCGAAGAGGTCAAGAAGGACAAGTAAGTCCCGGCCGCGTCCGGACGAGAACTGAAACATCGCGCCGGGACCCGTCATGCACGGGCCCCGGCGCGGCACTGTTGGAGGAGCAGCAACTTGCAACCGATGGGCACAGGCAGGATGGAAGCCTTCAGCGACGGGGTGCTCGCCGTCATCATCACCATCATGGTGCTGGAGATGAAGGTGCCCGAGGGCGGCACTCTCGCCGCGCTCGAGTCGGTGCTGCCCGTGTTCCTGGTGTACGTGCTGAGTTTCATCAACATCGGCCTCTACTGGAACAACCACCATCACCTGCTGCACGCCGCGCAGCGCATCAACGGGCGCGCCATGTGGGCGAACCTGCACCTCCTGTTCTGGCTCTCGCTGGTGCCCTTCGTCACCGGCTGGATGGGCGAGAACCACTTCTCGGCGGTGCCGACGGCGCTCTACGGCGCTGTATTGCTGATGGCGGCCGTCGCCTACACGCTGTTGCAGAACTCCCTCATGGCGACCGAGGGGCAGCGCGGCGCCTTGAAGCGCGCCGTGGGTGACGACTTCAAGGGCAAGCTCTCCCTCGTCTGCTACGTGCTGGCGATCCCGCTGGCGTTCGTGCACCAGGCCATCTCCGACCTCCTGTATGTGGCGGTGGCGGTGATGTGGCTGATGCCGGACCGGCGCATCGAACGGGTGACACCGGCATGAGCAAGCGCGACTACTACGAGGTGCTGGGCGTGAAGCGCGGCGCGGACGAGGCCGAGATCAAGAAGGCCTACCGCCGCCTCGCCATGAAGCACCATCCGGACCGTAACCCCGGCGACAAGCAGTCGGAGGAGCACTTCAAGGAGGCCAAGGAGGCCTATGAGGTCCTCACCGACGCCAAGAAGAAGGCGGCCTACGACCAGTTCGGCCACGCCGGCGTGGATGCCCACGCGGCCGGCGCGCGCGGTCCCGGCGGCGCGGGTTTCGACCCCAACGACATCTTCGGTGACATCTTCGGCGAGGCCTTCGGCGACATCTTCTCCGGCGGCCGCCGCGGCGGCGGTCAGCGGGTATACCGCGGCGCCGACCTGCGCTACGGGCTGGAACTGACCCTGGAGCAAGCGGTGTCCGGCGACACCGTCACCGTGCAGGTGCCGACCCTCGCGAGCTGCGAGGTCTGCCACGGCAGCGGCGCCAAGCCCGGCAGCCAGCCCACCACCTGCAGCACCTGCGGCGGGCGTGGGCAGGTGCGCATGCAGCAGGGCTTCTTCACGGTGCAGCAGACCTGCCCGCGCTGCCGCGGCACCGGCAAGATGATCTCGGATCCCTGCGGCAACTGCCACGGCCAGGGACGCGTCGAGAAGGAGAAGACCCTGTCGGTGAAGATCCCGGCGGGCGTGGATAACGGCGACCGCATCCGCCTCTCCGGCGAGGGCGAGGCGGGGCCCAACGGCGGGCCGGCGGGCGACCTCTACGTGGAGATCAGCGTCGAGCCCCACGAGATCTTCAGCCGCGACGGCGCCGACCTCGCCTGCGAGGTGCCGGTGTCCTTCGTGACCGCGTCACTGGGCGGCGAGATCGAGGTGCCGACCCTGGGCGGCAGCGTCTCCCTCAAGATCCCGGCCGAGACCCAGACCGGCAAGGTGTTCCGCCTGCGGGGCAAGGGCGTGAAGCCCGTGCGCGGCGGCGGCACCGGCGACCTCCTGTGCCGCGTCGAGGTGGAGACGCCGGTGAACCTGAACAAGGAGCAGAAGGAACTGCTCAAGAAGTTCGACGCCGCCCTGAAGGCGGATGGCGGCAAGCATTCTCCCAAGGAGCAGGGCTGGCTGGAGAGCGTCAAAAAGTTCTTCAGGGAGAAGGCGTGAGCGCGCCGGTCCGCATCGCGCTCCTGGGTGCCGCCGGCCGCATGGGCCAGGCGGTACTGGAGGCAGGCGGAGGGCGCCCGGATATCAAGTTCACCGCCGCGCTGGTGAAAGCCGGAAGCTCCGCGCATGGCAAGACCTCCCACGGGCTGAGCTATGGCAGCGATCTGGCTGAAGCCTTATCTGATGCCGATGTGCTGCTGGATTTCTCCCTGCCCGAGTCCACCGGCGAGGCCCTGGAAGCCTGTCTCGCGGCGGGCAAGCCCCTCGTCACCGGCGTCACCGGCATGGACGAGGCGCTCAAGCTGCGGCTCAAGGCGGCGGGAGAGCGCATCCCGGTGCTGGCGGCGCCCAACATGAGCCTGGGGGTGGCGCTGCTCACCCGCATGGCGGAGCAGGCGGCGCGGGTGCTGGGCCCGGACTTCGACATCGAGGTGGCTGAAGCTCACCACAAGCATAAGAAGGATGCCCCCTCGGGCACGGCCCTGGCCTTGGCGGACGTCATGGCCCGGGCGCGGGGCACGGGTCCCGTGGACAAGCGCCTGGAACGGCAGGGCGCGCGTGCGCCGGGCAGCATCGGTTTCTCGGTGGTCCGGGCCGGGGACATCGTCGGCGAACACACGGTGCTCTTCGCCGGTGCCGGCGAAAGGCTGGAGCTCAGCCACCGGGCCCAGAGCCGCGCCACCTTCGCCCAGGGCGCCCTGCGCGCCGCCGTCTGGATCGCCGGCCGTCCCGCCGGTTCCTATACGCTCACCGACACGCTCGCCTGACAGAAAATCGCGCCAGGGCGTAGACGCTCGCCGCGCGCATCCGTTAAAATTAACAAGTTTTGTTGTACGGGGGTGTCCTTGGAACATCCAGCCATCCTGGCCCTTGCGGACGGTACGATATTCCGGGGCATTTCCATTGGTGCGGCGGGTTCCACGACCGGCGAGGTGGTGTTCAACACCGCCATGACCGGGTACCAGGAGATCCTCACCGACCCCTCGTACTCCCGTCAGCTCGTCACGCTCACCTATCCCCACATCGGCAACACCGGCGTCAACGATGCCGACCGCGAGTCCGCGCGCGTGATGGCCGCCGGCCTCATCATCCGCGACCTGCCGCTGGCCATGAGCAGCTGGCGCGCGAAGGACACCCTGGACGGGCACCTGAAGCGCGAGAACATCGTCGCCATCTCCGGCATCGACACCCGCAAGCTCACGCGCCTGCTGCGCACCCAGGGTGCCCAGAACGGCTGCATCCTGGCCGGCGCCAAGGTGGACGAGGCGGAGGCGCTGAAGCAGGCGCGGGCGTTCCCGGGCCTGAAGGGCATGGACCTTGCCAAGGTGGTGAGCACCACCAAGCCCTACGAGTTCAAGCAGGGTACCTGGCGGCTCGAGACCGACAGTTGCCCCACCGTGGACGGCGGCCGCTTCCACGTGGTGGCCTACGACTACGGCGTGAAGCACAACATACTGCGCATCCTCGTGGACCACGGCTGCCGCGTGACGGTGGTGCCGGCCCAGATGCCCGCGCAGGAGGCCCTGGCCCTGAAGCCGGACGGCATCTTCCTCGCCAACGGCCCCGGCGACCCGGAGCCCTGCGATTACGCCATCGCCGCCATCCGCGAGCTCCTCACCACCGGCATCCCGGTGTTCGGCATCTGCCTCGGCCACCAGCTGCTCGGCCTCGCCAGCGGCGCCAAGACCGTGAAGATGAAGTTCGGCCACCACGGCGGCAACCATCCGGTCATCGACCTCGATACCGGCCGGGTCATGATCTCCAGCCAGAACCACGGCTTCGCGGTGGACGAGGCCACGCTGCCTTCCAACCTGCGCGCCACCCACCGCTCGCTGTTCGACGGCACGCTGCAGGGTGTGGAACGGACCGACTGCGAGGCCTTCAGTTTCCAGGGGCACCCCGAGGCGAGCCCCGGACCCCACGACGTGAAGCCGCTGTTCGAGCGCTTCGTGCGCGCCATGTCCGCGCGCGCCGGGCGCAAGGACAAGGCCGTCGCGACGGGCTGACATCTATCGGTGATGGGACGGGCAGGGCGGTGATCATCAGGCTGCCCCGGCCGTCACGCGCCTGAACCAGGAGTCGAGAGCAGACATGCCGAAGCGCACAGACATCAAGAGCGTGCTCATCATCGGCGCGGGGCCCATCGTCATCGGCCAGGCCTGCGAATTCGATTATTCCGGCGCCCAGGCCTGCAAGGCCCTGCGCCAGGAGGGCTACCGGGTCATCCTGGTGAACTCCAACCCCGCGACCATCATGACCGACCCGGAGATGGCCGACGCCATATATATAGAGCCGATCCACTGGACCACCCTGGCCCGCATCATCGAGAAGGAGCGCCCGGACGCGCTGCTTCCCACCATGGGCGGGCAGACCGCGCTCAACTGCGCCCTGGACCTGGTGAGGGAAGGGGTGCTGGCGAAGCACAAGGTGGAGATGATCGGCGCCTCCCGCGAGGCCATCGACATGGCCGAGGACCGCGACCAGTTCCGCCGCGCCATGCGCGAGATCGGGCTGGAGACGCCGCGTGCCGGCCTCGCCCACAACATGGAGGAGGCGCTCGCCGTGCAGGCGGAGATCGGCTTCCCCACCATCATCCGTCCCTCGTTCACGCTCGGCGGCTCCGGCGGCGGCATCGCCTACAACCGCGACGAGTTCGTGGAGATCTGCGAGCTCGGCCTCGAC
It includes:
- the hrcA gene encoding heat-inducible transcriptional repressor HrcA, translated to MINESHDKTLSDRAQYLLKVLVERYIRDGEPVGSRTLSKDSGLDLSPASIRNIMADLEELGLIVSPHTSAGRVPTVKGYRLFVDTLLKVKPLDEQEVRLMRSHLDPAETSPQQLLASASGLLSAITRMTGVVTLPKREQASWRHIEFMPLADNRVLVILVLVDGEVQNRVLHLERGYDAAALQQISNYLNSHFAGRDLSELRRGLLNELNRTRESMNELMHAAITMADKVFQVRGGEPTYMMAGETNLMEFAELSDVEKLRRLFDAFNHKRDILTLLDKCIAAEGVQIFIGEESGYKVLDEVSVVSAPYSMGEGVVGVLGVIGPTRMAYERVIPIVDVTARLLSAALNPRK
- the grpE gene encoding nucleotide exchange factor GrpE translates to MNDEQTKPAAAPEVDPNAATLDPVQALQAALAVAEAKAVQNYDSYLRAVAEQDNIRKRGQRDLEQAHKFGQDRILGDLLPVKDSLEMALQSLAGKPDAAPLLTGVDMTLKLLATALERQGVKEVSPAKGEAFNPEFHEAMATQESAEVPADAVVTTVQKGYVLNGRLLRPARVLVARTPKSA
- the recN gene encoding DNA repair protein RecN; translation: MLTHILIRDFAIIDTLELEFKPGMTVLTGETGAGKSILVDALGLVLGDRADADVVRHGSEKAEMSAEFDLRDAKDAAAWLEDNDLADDGQCILRRVVGKDGRSRAQINGRSVPLASLKELGELLLDIHGQHEHQSLMRPAAQMALLDGYGDHANLLQAVAKLHGEWKITHDRLATLKAAAGDRDSRIEMLRHQVAELSALALKPGEVQAIDAEHKRLAHGGKLLETAQATLDSLYEAEEGTAHQLVSRALAALDATSELEPRFEAIRRTLADAEVQISEAADALRGYLADLDMDPKRLEWLESRLGSIHDLARKHRIEPEHLLGRFDALQVELRTLENSDIALQDLEAELKRLEASYKKAAEELHAKRVKTAADLGKKVTAAMQELGMAGGKFSVAVTADVERFTAKGVDQVEFLVSANKGQPEKPLAKVASGGELSRISLAIQVMAAQAAAIPSMIFDEVDAGIGGGVAEIVGRQLRALAGKRQVLCVTHLPQVASQTHQHFRVAKQAKGQGTVTQIEPLDKKSQVEELARMLGGVEITETTRKHAREMISRVTN
- the bamE gene encoding outer membrane protein assembly factor BamE, whose product is MRARPLLLIAATALCLAGCFKPEIRQGNFLDDESIAKVKPGMTMAQVQFVLGRAMVQDPFHPNRWDYVRYVNPNDGRPEQDWHVIVYFDGGKVTRVDQPPVKNKEEQLQLPTIKDASQLPDSDNYNSPAPPSN
- a CDS encoding NAD(+) kinase, which produces MASRFATIGLMGRVNDPQVTEMTVRLARQLTEAQVTVYGDEALALPVSSGVQLLPIALLAAKADLLIVVGGDGTLLKAAHAVAVRPIPLLGVNLGRLGFLADITPDQVQDDIAAMLKGEYSREDRLMLEGTGPGGTHPALNDVVVHKSDGGRLIEFETWVDGHFVCAYRADGIVVATPTGSTAYALSGGGPIVHPAMDAIALVPICPHTLGDRPIVVSGKSVVEIRVGDTHGGRAQVTWDGQHAELMDTGARVQVKCAGQRLSFIHPRGYDYYTILRTKLHWGGRANHHGDKH
- the fur gene encoding ferric iron uptake transcriptional regulator — encoded protein: MTQASAENQELRNAGLKVTLPRVKILEILERSNPRHISAEDMYKALLESGEDIGLATVYRVLTQFETAGLVTRHHFEGGHSVFELNQGAHHDHILCVKCGRVDEFVDPEIESRQKKIASAKGYEMTDHSLYIYGICSNCRKSMK
- a CDS encoding RnfH family protein, encoding MAAEASIRVEVCYARADVQAMVALTLPTGTTAGQAAERSGLAARFPEIDLARDALGLRGKRVAPDQVLEEGDRLEILRPLTADPKETRRRLAARGKTMSSKG
- a CDS encoding TMEM175 family protein — its product is MGTGRMEAFSDGVLAVIITIMVLEMKVPEGGTLAALESVLPVFLVYVLSFINIGLYWNNHHHLLHAAQRINGRAMWANLHLLFWLSLVPFVTGWMGENHFSAVPTALYGAVLLMAAVAYTLLQNSLMATEGQRGALKRAVGDDFKGKLSLVCYVLAIPLAFVHQAISDLLYVAVAVMWLMPDRRIERVTPA
- a CDS encoding type II toxin-antitoxin system RatA family toxin; its protein translation is MRKVHKNALVPYSAADMYALVNDVPSYPEFLPWCRGAEVLEQSPTLMRARLDLARGRFSKSFTTRNLLVPSQGITMTLEDGPFKHLEGRWRFSDLGPEGSKVELDMEFQFDSTLLDLVAGPVFEDICNSLVDAFIRRATELHGG
- the dnaK gene encoding molecular chaperone DnaK, encoding MSKIIGIDLGTTNSCVAIMEGGKPRVIENSEGDRTTPSIVAFTKENEVVVGQSAKRQAVTNPKNTLYAIKRLIGRKFKDDVVQKDVGMVPYKIVGADNGDAWVDVNDKKMAPPEISARVLMKMKKTAEDYLGEPVTEAVVTVPAYFNDSQRQATKDAGKIAGLEVKRIINEPTAAALAYGMDKVKGDRKIAVYDLGGGTFDVSIIEIAEVDGEHQFEVLATNGDTFLGGEDFDKRIIDFIADEFRKEQGIDVRSDPLAMQRLKEAAEKAKIELSSNQQTEVNLPYITADASGPKHLNVKLTRAKLESLVGDLISKTVEPCRIALKDAGLSASDLQDVILVGGQTRMPKVQETVKEFFGREPRKDVNPDEAVAVGAAIQAGVLKGDVKDVLLLDVTPLSLGIETLGGVMTKLIEKNTTIPTKASQTFSTAEDNQTAVTVHVLQGEREMARDNKSLGRFDLADLPTAPRGVPQIEVSFDIDANGILNVSAKDKATGKAQSIVIKASSGLSDDEVKRMIKDAEAHAEEDRKQREIVDARNQADALIHAAEKGMSELGDKVSGEERAAIESAVQDLKAVLKNDDKAVIEAKAKALADASGKMAERLYAAKNEAGAAQPGQQGPGAGQSGGKDDVVDAEFEEVKKDK